In Esox lucius isolate fEsoLuc1 chromosome 6, fEsoLuc1.pri, whole genome shotgun sequence, the following proteins share a genomic window:
- the LOC114839410 gene encoding rho-related BTB domain-containing protein 1-like isoform X1, which translates to MAVEEGAEFLEPSDSKASYLRAARAGNLEKALDYLKTGVEINICNQNGFTPLYMAAQENHLEVVRYLLDNGSTQSIATEDGFTPLAVALQQGHDQVVSLLLENDTKGKVRLPALHIAARKDDTKAAALLLQNDYNADVESKVSFPGTSRVCMQAVVEYLYTNQLCPMAELDPMELAALANRLCLPRLTALTEQYAVSELIRASKEGQDIDGEVLTYLELAQFHNANQLAAWCLHHICTHYNTVCSNYRKEIKSKSVENHEYFEKHRWPPVWYLKEEDHYQRVRKEREKEDVVLNKHHSRRRWCFWSTSPAVA; encoded by the exons TCTGACAGCAAGGCCAGTTACCTGAGAGCAGCCCGTGCCGGCAATCTGGAGAAGGCTCTGGACTACCTAAAAACCGGGGTCGAAATCAACATCTGCAACCAG AATGGCTTCACTCCTCTCTACATGGCAGCACAGGAGAATCATCTGGAGGTGGTCAGATACCTGCTGGACAATGGCTCCACACAGAGCATCGCCACTGAG GATGGCTTCACCCCCCTGGCAGTGGCCCTGCAGCAGGGCCACGACCAGGTGGTGTCTCTGCTGTTGGAGAACGACACCAAGGGCAAGGTCCGCCTCCCAGCACTACACATCGCAGCCCGGAAAGACGACACCAAAGCTGCTGCTCTCCTGCTACAGAACGACTACAATGCAGATGTGGAGTCCAAG gtctCGTTCCCAGGCACAAGCAGGGTGTGTATGCAGGCAGTGGTGGAGTATCTATACACCAATCAGTTGTGTCCCATGGCAGAGCTGGACCCGATGGAGCTGGCAGCCCTGGCCAACCGGCTGTGTCTCCCTCGACTCACAGCCCTCACAG AGCAATACGCTGTGAGCGAGCTGATTAGAGCTTCCAAAGAAGGACAGGATATAGATGGAGAGGTGCTCACCTATCTGGAGCTGGCTCAG TTCCACAATGCTAACCAGTTAGCAGCTTGGTGCTTACATCACATATGCACTCATTACAACACTGTCTGTTCCAACTACCGCAAAGAGATCAAGTCCAAATCTGTAG AGAACCATGAGTATTTCGAGAAGCACCGCTGGCCGCCGGTTTGGTACCTGAAGGAGGAGGACCACTACCAGCGcgtgaggaaggagagggagaaggaggacgTGGTTCTCAACAAACACCACAGCAGACGACGCTGGTGCTTCTGGAGCACCTCGCCCGCTGTGGCCTGA
- the LOC114839410 gene encoding rho-related BTB domain-containing protein 1-like isoform X2, with translation MSDSKASYLRAARAGNLEKALDYLKTGVEINICNQNGFTPLYMAAQENHLEVVRYLLDNGSTQSIATEDGFTPLAVALQQGHDQVVSLLLENDTKGKVRLPALHIAARKDDTKAAALLLQNDYNADVESKVSFPGTSRVCMQAVVEYLYTNQLCPMAELDPMELAALANRLCLPRLTALTEQYAVSELIRASKEGQDIDGEVLTYLELAQFHNANQLAAWCLHHICTHYNTVCSNYRKEIKSKSVENHEYFEKHRWPPVWYLKEEDHYQRVRKEREKEDVVLNKHHSRRRWCFWSTSPAVA, from the exons TCTGACAGCAAGGCCAGTTACCTGAGAGCAGCCCGTGCCGGCAATCTGGAGAAGGCTCTGGACTACCTAAAAACCGGGGTCGAAATCAACATCTGCAACCAG AATGGCTTCACTCCTCTCTACATGGCAGCACAGGAGAATCATCTGGAGGTGGTCAGATACCTGCTGGACAATGGCTCCACACAGAGCATCGCCACTGAG GATGGCTTCACCCCCCTGGCAGTGGCCCTGCAGCAGGGCCACGACCAGGTGGTGTCTCTGCTGTTGGAGAACGACACCAAGGGCAAGGTCCGCCTCCCAGCACTACACATCGCAGCCCGGAAAGACGACACCAAAGCTGCTGCTCTCCTGCTACAGAACGACTACAATGCAGATGTGGAGTCCAAG gtctCGTTCCCAGGCACAAGCAGGGTGTGTATGCAGGCAGTGGTGGAGTATCTATACACCAATCAGTTGTGTCCCATGGCAGAGCTGGACCCGATGGAGCTGGCAGCCCTGGCCAACCGGCTGTGTCTCCCTCGACTCACAGCCCTCACAG AGCAATACGCTGTGAGCGAGCTGATTAGAGCTTCCAAAGAAGGACAGGATATAGATGGAGAGGTGCTCACCTATCTGGAGCTGGCTCAG TTCCACAATGCTAACCAGTTAGCAGCTTGGTGCTTACATCACATATGCACTCATTACAACACTGTCTGTTCCAACTACCGCAAAGAGATCAAGTCCAAATCTGTAG AGAACCATGAGTATTTCGAGAAGCACCGCTGGCCGCCGGTTTGGTACCTGAAGGAGGAGGACCACTACCAGCGcgtgaggaaggagagggagaaggaggacgTGGTTCTCAACAAACACCACAGCAGACGACGCTGGTGCTTCTGGAGCACCTCGCCCGCTGTGGCCTGA